One window of the Carnobacterium maltaromaticum DSM 20342 genome contains the following:
- a CDS encoding MucBP domain-containing protein, which translates to MDRTESDNVIIEKLANITSLQSINIQRNPQITDVSVLANLPNLQALNIQFNGVSDFRWVNDAPKLTRLSATGQNTGRDNAAVNLMRSKLIYDSERKTITLPFAEFPKQLTNFDGYTPSFSTALSDTYFVFDGVEMGADRLTIDTNGLTINQIEPDAYENATSFIYNARYNNPFGTYEIPVGFTFYAISAGTYYQSFAIENDPIAGAPVNVHYVDEENNELAPVEKLNGNVNESYQAQEKDIPDWVLKEVPDNVSGLFTTDVQTVTYVYEKKDGEPVTVYYQDEAGNELAPAEQLSGKLDFPYSTSEKELAGWVVKEVPANAEGLFTDKNQTVVYIYEKATAAPITVYFQDEEGHDLIPSEQLDGKLDAPYEASIKEIAGWVLKTSPENTKGLFTDKAQTIVYIYEKANGAPVTVDYQDTEGSKLSPSEQLTGQLDATYETMAKSFIGWELKQVPTNAKGLFTSENQSVVYIYQKQQPGTSISQIQPPFKTANPLPATAKVSKNSLPETGEKQSLNYSLAGVGIMGLAVLAILRKRTKNK; encoded by the coding sequence TTGGATCGGACAGAGAGTGATAATGTAATCATTGAGAAATTAGCAAATATAACTAGTTTACAGTCAATTAATATTCAAAGAAATCCCCAAATTACCGATGTCTCAGTTTTGGCAAATTTACCTAACTTACAAGCTCTGAATATTCAATTTAATGGGGTTTCTGATTTTAGATGGGTCAATGATGCTCCAAAATTAACGAGATTATCAGCGACAGGGCAAAACACAGGCAGAGATAATGCTGCTGTGAATTTGATGCGCTCTAAATTGATTTATGATAGTGAAAGAAAAACAATTACACTTCCTTTTGCTGAATTTCCTAAACAATTAACTAATTTTGACGGATATACCCCTTCATTTAGTACCGCTTTATCAGATACTTATTTCGTATTTGATGGAGTAGAAATGGGAGCAGATCGCCTAACAATTGATACAAATGGATTAACAATCAATCAAATTGAACCTGATGCATATGAAAATGCTACATCTTTTATTTATAATGCACGCTATAATAATCCATTTGGAACCTATGAAATTCCAGTAGGGTTCACTTTTTATGCTATTTCTGCGGGAACCTATTATCAAAGCTTTGCTATTGAGAATGATCCAATTGCAGGTGCTCCAGTAAATGTCCATTATGTAGACGAAGAAAATAATGAATTAGCACCTGTTGAGAAATTAAATGGAAATGTGAATGAAAGTTATCAGGCGCAAGAAAAAGATATACCTGATTGGGTTCTAAAAGAAGTTCCTGATAATGTCAGTGGACTATTTACAACAGATGTACAAACCGTTACCTATGTATATGAGAAAAAAGATGGGGAGCCAGTGACTGTTTATTATCAAGATGAAGCTGGAAACGAATTAGCTCCGGCTGAACAGTTAAGCGGAAAATTAGATTTTCCATATTCAACAAGTGAAAAAGAACTAGCAGGTTGGGTAGTAAAAGAAGTCCCAGCTAATGCAGAGGGTTTATTTACGGATAAAAATCAAACAGTTGTCTATATTTATGAAAAGGCAACGGCAGCGCCAATTACTGTTTACTTTCAAGACGAAGAAGGACATGATTTAATTCCTTCAGAACAATTGGATGGAAAACTAGATGCTCCTTACGAGGCAAGCATAAAAGAGATAGCTGGTTGGGTGTTGAAAACAAGTCCTGAAAATACCAAAGGCCTATTTACAGATAAAGCTCAGACTATTGTGTATATCTACGAGAAAGCCAATGGTGCTCCAGTTACAGTTGATTACCAAGATACCGAAGGCAGTAAACTTAGTCCATCTGAGCAATTAACTGGGCAACTAGATGCTACTTATGAAACGATGGCGAAATCCTTTATTGGTTGGGAATTAAAACAAGTACCAACCAACGCCAAAGGACTATTTACATCTGAAAATCAATCGGTTGTATATATTTATCAAAAGCAACAACCGGGTACTAGTATAAGCCAGATTCAACCACCTTTTAAGACAGCAAATCCATTACCAGCAACAGCTAAAGTAAGTAAAAATAGCTTGCCAGAAACTGGTGAAAAACAATCATTAAATTACAGTCTGGCTGGAGTTGGAATTATGGGGCTAGCTGTGTTAGCCATTTTAAGAAAAAGAACCAAAAATAAATAG
- a CDS encoding polyphosphate polymerase domain-containing protein, translating into MSKNKNIFQRKEKKYRLSLDQFEDLFKELLFYMEQDKCGMQTISSLYYDTDDFQLIQKSIEKPIYREKFRIRSYGIPTATDMIFLELKKKFEGVVYKRRVSLSLAEATTYLSSTNIPLENNQIMQEIDWFYSRHQLTPKVLIAYDRIALFGKEDLDFRITFDFKVRWRATNLDLSAGDHGAYLIPKDECLMEIKALGAIPFWLTQILANHELYPVSFSKYGTCYKNYLYQERVDQLC; encoded by the coding sequence ATGAGTAAAAATAAAAACATTTTTCAACGTAAAGAAAAAAAATATAGGCTGTCCTTAGATCAATTCGAAGACTTGTTTAAAGAGTTACTCTTCTATATGGAACAAGATAAATGTGGGATGCAGACAATCTCGTCTCTTTATTACGACACTGATGATTTTCAGTTGATTCAAAAATCAATTGAAAAACCAATCTACCGTGAAAAATTTAGAATTCGCAGCTATGGAATTCCTACAGCTACAGATATGATTTTTTTAGAACTGAAGAAAAAATTTGAAGGCGTCGTTTATAAAAGACGCGTATCATTAAGTTTGGCGGAAGCAACTACTTACTTATCTTCCACTAATATTCCATTAGAAAACAATCAGATTATGCAAGAAATTGATTGGTTCTATTCACGTCATCAACTAACTCCAAAAGTTTTAATTGCCTATGATCGAATTGCCCTTTTTGGCAAAGAAGATCTCGATTTTCGAATTACCTTTGATTTCAAAGTGCGTTGGCGAGCTACAAACTTAGATTTAAGTGCTGGAGATCATGGAGCCTATTTAATTCCAAAAGATGAATGTTTAATGGAAATCAAAGCGTTAGGAGCCATTCCATTTTGGCTGACACAAATTTTGGCCAATCATGAACTTTATCCTGTCTCATTTTCAAAATACGGAACCTGTTATAAAAATTATTTATATCAAGAAAGGGTCGATCAATTATGTTAG
- a CDS encoding DUF4956 domain-containing protein: protein MLASILPSTTGDITILQILFCTISSLLLGVLAASVHMYRNVYSKSFVVTLAILPVLVQTVIMLVNGNLGTGVAVLGAFSLIRFRSVAGGAREISSIFWAMGIGLATGMGYLVYVFLFSLIIGCMLLFLNTIHFGQSKRTEKSLKITIPENLDYTGLFDDLFDKYTYEAHLDRVKTTNMGSLYELMYQIMLKDNREEKAMIDEIRRRNGNLTIICGKVATNKDEL from the coding sequence ATGTTAGCAAGTATTTTACCATCTACAACTGGAGATATTACGATTTTACAAATCTTATTTTGTACCATTTCCTCTTTACTTTTGGGGGTTTTAGCGGCAAGTGTCCATATGTATCGTAATGTTTACTCAAAAAGTTTTGTTGTTACATTAGCAATTCTACCAGTTTTAGTTCAAACCGTTATTATGTTAGTTAATGGAAACTTAGGCACAGGGGTTGCCGTTTTAGGGGCCTTTAGTCTGATTCGTTTTCGTTCTGTTGCAGGTGGTGCAAGAGAAATAAGTAGTATTTTCTGGGCTATGGGAATTGGATTAGCTACAGGTATGGGTTACTTAGTCTATGTTTTCTTATTTTCGCTAATTATTGGATGTATGCTCCTCTTTTTAAATACCATCCACTTTGGACAAAGTAAACGGACTGAAAAATCTTTAAAAATAACGATTCCTGAAAACTTAGACTATACAGGTTTATTTGATGACTTGTTTGATAAGTATACGTATGAAGCTCATTTAGATCGTGTAAAAACAACCAATATGGGCAGTTTGTATGAACTAATGTATCAAATTATGTTAAAAGATAACCGAGAAGAAAAAGCAATGATTGATGAAATTAGACGTCGCAATGGCAATCTAACCATTATTTGCGGAAAAGTAGCAACGAATAAAGATGAACTTTAA
- a CDS encoding carbohydrate-binding domain-containing protein, whose translation MKKKTIKLMLVLSLLVTLASCGTATNSSTSTSKSSSSTETTSTSTNIATTTTDDNGLFGTYTAEDQDSNWDETSGTTIQLNKTSIKVDGSGASATDSIVTITAAGTYIVSGTLTDGQIKVNASKEDTVRIILNGVDITSSTTSPIYVQQADKMILTLADKTENKVSDATEYSYPDATTDEPDAAIFSKDDLTINGSGALNISGNYNNGIASKDDLVITDGTITVDAKNHALRGKDSVSILAGTFVLKAGNDGIQTNNSEDTTKGWIGIDGGTYTITAAHDGIQAESSLLISNGNFTIKTGAGSDSQTSVTTNTSTTAENSNSFKALKATEQLTIQDGSFTLNAEDDALHTNGIITINGGEFSISTGDDGMHADDTLTINAGTIDIKKSYEGLEAAFIVIKDGTIHVTSSDDGINAAGGSDGTTDEIGPGGQKDNFSSGGDYGLTITGGRIVVDAGGDGLDSNGDIDMSGGVVLVNGPTDNGNGAIDFDGTFNLNGGTLVASGSSGMAETPSTSSTQASLNLIFSNTQQAGTLVHIEDENGDEVLTFAPTKNFQSIVISTPDMLQGSKYTLYSGGSHSGTTTDGLYQNGSYTIGTQLTTATLTDVSTSISETGASITTGGMGGGGGRPPGNN comes from the coding sequence ATGAAAAAAAAGACAATTAAATTAATGCTAGTACTCTCGTTACTAGTGACTTTAGCAAGTTGTGGTACAGCGACGAATTCGTCTACCTCTACCTCAAAATCATCTAGTTCAACGGAAACTACTTCTACTTCTACAAATATAGCCACGACAACAACAGATGATAATGGCCTATTTGGAACCTACACAGCAGAAGATCAGGACAGTAACTGGGATGAAACGAGTGGAACGACTATCCAATTAAACAAAACTTCTATTAAAGTAGACGGTTCTGGAGCTTCTGCTACAGATAGCATTGTTACAATTACAGCAGCTGGAACTTATATCGTTTCTGGTACATTAACAGACGGGCAAATTAAGGTTAATGCCAGTAAAGAAGATACTGTGAGAATTATTCTAAATGGAGTTGATATCACTAGTTCAACAACATCTCCTATTTATGTTCAACAAGCTGATAAAATGATTCTGACCTTAGCTGATAAAACTGAAAATAAAGTTAGTGATGCAACTGAATATAGTTACCCAGATGCAACGACAGACGAACCTGATGCTGCAATTTTTAGTAAAGATGATTTAACAATTAACGGTTCTGGAGCTTTAAACATTTCCGGAAATTATAATAATGGCATTGCAAGTAAAGATGACCTAGTTATTACGGATGGGACGATTACAGTTGATGCTAAAAATCATGCTCTGCGCGGAAAAGACTCCGTTTCTATTTTAGCTGGAACATTTGTGCTTAAAGCTGGCAATGATGGAATTCAAACCAATAATTCAGAGGATACAACGAAAGGTTGGATCGGAATTGATGGTGGGACCTATACAATCACAGCAGCTCATGATGGCATTCAAGCCGAAAGTTCCCTTTTAATTTCTAATGGGAATTTTACTATTAAAACAGGTGCTGGAAGTGATAGTCAAACTTCCGTAACTACGAATACAAGCACAACTGCAGAAAATTCTAACAGCTTTAAAGCGCTCAAAGCAACTGAACAATTAACCATTCAAGATGGCTCATTTACACTTAATGCCGAAGATGATGCTCTTCATACTAATGGCATTATTACAATCAATGGTGGTGAATTTTCTATTTCGACTGGTGATGATGGCATGCATGCAGATGATACTTTAACAATAAATGCTGGAACGATTGATATAAAAAAATCTTATGAAGGTCTTGAAGCAGCCTTCATTGTAATTAAAGATGGAACGATTCATGTTACTAGTTCAGATGATGGAATTAATGCAGCTGGTGGTAGTGATGGAACAACTGATGAGATTGGACCAGGAGGACAAAAAGACAATTTCAGTTCTGGTGGTGATTACGGTTTAACTATTACAGGTGGCCGAATCGTAGTTGATGCAGGCGGAGACGGTTTAGACTCAAATGGGGACATTGATATGAGTGGCGGAGTTGTTTTAGTCAATGGTCCAACAGATAATGGAAATGGTGCGATAGATTTTGATGGAACCTTTAATTTAAATGGCGGGACCCTAGTTGCATCTGGTAGCTCAGGTATGGCTGAAACACCGAGTACATCTTCCACTCAAGCCTCTTTAAATTTAATTTTTTCTAACACACAACAAGCCGGAACATTAGTTCACATCGAAGATGAAAATGGGGATGAAGTCCTAACCTTTGCTCCAACTAAGAATTTCCAATCCATTGTTATCAGTACTCCTGATATGCTACAAGGTAGTAAATACACATTATACTCTGGTGGTAGCCATTCCGGAACAACTACCGATGGATTATATCAAAATGGTTCTTACACAATTGGAACACAGCTGACAACTGCAACACTTACTGATGTCAGCACAAGTATTTCAGAAACAGGTGCTAGTATCACTACTGGCGGTATGGGAGGCGGCGGTGGACGCCCTCCTGGAAATAATTAA
- a CDS encoding NCS2 family permease, giving the protein MSNFFRLKENNTTIQTEIIAGLTTFLTMAYIIVVNPVILSAAGVPFNQVFMATILAAVVGTGWMALAANYPIGIAPGLGMNAYFVTVVASGVDYKTAFASVFIAGLIFLLLSFTSLREKLIIAIPETLKSAITAGIGLFIAFVGLRLSGVIVADEANLVKLGDLHSLGVILTLIGIILSVILMLLNVRGALFISMVVIAVISYFTGQIKFDGFMALPNFGHDLMITNPITPFKDVIENGLYGAVLSFLLITIFDTTGTMIAVTKKAGLMKDGNLENAKQALLADAVGTTVGAVFGTSPTSAYIESGTGVAAGGRTGLTALTIAVMFAISSFFFPVVSAISSVSAITAPALVIVGSMMMASAAEIHWDDLSEAFPAFIVIVTMPLTNSIATGLALGFITYPITKAVTGKFKDVHPLVYVFAVLFFIQMFFLGGH; this is encoded by the coding sequence ATGTCAAACTTCTTTCGCTTGAAAGAAAATAATACCACGATTCAAACAGAAATTATCGCAGGACTAACGACCTTTTTAACAATGGCTTATATCATTGTTGTGAACCCTGTCATTTTAAGTGCTGCTGGAGTGCCTTTTAATCAAGTTTTTATGGCAACTATCCTAGCTGCTGTAGTCGGAACCGGTTGGATGGCCTTAGCTGCTAATTATCCGATTGGGATTGCACCAGGTTTAGGAATGAATGCCTACTTTGTAACAGTGGTTGCGAGTGGTGTTGATTACAAAACAGCTTTTGCTTCTGTTTTTATTGCCGGATTAATCTTCTTACTATTATCTTTTACAAGTTTACGTGAAAAATTAATTATCGCGATACCAGAAACGTTGAAATCGGCTATTACTGCCGGTATTGGCCTATTTATTGCTTTTGTTGGTTTACGTTTATCTGGTGTGATTGTAGCCGATGAAGCCAACTTAGTTAAATTAGGTGATCTACACAGTTTAGGTGTCATTTTAACATTAATCGGAATTATATTAAGTGTCATTTTAATGCTTTTAAATGTTCGTGGTGCGTTATTCATTAGTATGGTCGTTATTGCCGTTATTAGTTACTTTACGGGTCAAATCAAATTTGATGGCTTTATGGCCTTACCAAATTTTGGACATGATTTAATGATTACCAACCCAATCACTCCTTTTAAAGATGTGATTGAAAATGGATTATACGGTGCTGTTCTTTCATTCTTATTAATCACTATTTTTGATACAACTGGCACAATGATTGCTGTTACTAAAAAAGCTGGTTTGATGAAAGATGGTAATTTAGAAAATGCAAAACAAGCACTTCTAGCTGACGCTGTTGGAACAACAGTTGGTGCGGTTTTTGGAACAAGTCCAACTAGTGCCTATATTGAATCTGGAACTGGCGTTGCTGCAGGTGGTAGAACGGGTTTAACAGCTTTAACAATTGCAGTTATGTTTGCAATTTCAAGCTTCTTCTTTCCAGTTGTCAGTGCTATTTCAAGTGTCAGTGCCATTACCGCTCCAGCATTAGTTATCGTTGGTTCAATGATGATGGCAAGTGCTGCTGAAATTCATTGGGATGATTTATCCGAAGCTTTTCCAGCCTTTATCGTCATTGTCACAATGCCTTTAACAAACAGTATTGCAACTGGTTTAGCATTAGGGTTTATTACCTACCCAATAACTAAAGCTGTAACAGGCAAATTTAAAGATGTTCATCCACTCGTTTATGTTTTTGCAGTTCTATTCTTTATCCAAATGTTTTTCTTAGGCGGCCATTAA
- a CDS encoding TraX family protein, producing the protein MEMVKKGLTGFQLKVLGLVLMVFDHIAEFFLEMGVPFWFHWLGRLVAPIFLFTSSEGYIHTRNKKKYLFRLLVGFWIMSIGNYVVNRYVAEGIGIFNNIFGTIFLGVLYMYLIDLFKAAWQKKQVLSVLGAIILMVLPIAAGFLIMWLPEVNFLAFNILFLFVPTVLTTEGGFLLVVLAVLFYLFHGKKSLQVAALLIISALSYFSAGGNPFTENYQWMMGLASIPIILYNGEKGRGMRNFFYYFYPAHIYVLFFIAHWLQK; encoded by the coding sequence ATGGAGATGGTAAAAAAAGGGTTAACAGGTTTTCAACTTAAAGTATTAGGACTTGTTCTAATGGTGTTTGATCATATAGCAGAGTTTTTCTTAGAGATGGGTGTACCATTTTGGTTTCATTGGTTAGGGCGTTTAGTCGCACCTATTTTTTTATTCACTAGTTCAGAAGGATATATTCATACGCGTAACAAGAAAAAATATCTGTTTCGCTTGTTAGTAGGTTTTTGGATTATGAGTATCGGAAATTATGTGGTCAATCGTTACGTGGCTGAAGGGATAGGCATTTTTAATAATATTTTTGGAACGATATTTTTAGGTGTTTTATATATGTATTTAATTGATTTATTTAAAGCAGCGTGGCAGAAGAAACAAGTTTTAAGTGTTTTAGGAGCAATTATTTTAATGGTTTTACCGATTGCAGCAGGTTTTCTTATTATGTGGTTACCAGAAGTTAATTTTTTAGCTTTTAATATTCTATTTTTATTTGTACCGACTGTTTTAACAACAGAAGGTGGCTTTTTACTAGTTGTTTTAGCTGTATTATTTTATTTGTTCCATGGGAAAAAAAGTTTACAAGTTGCAGCCTTATTGATTATTTCAGCACTGAGTTATTTTAGTGCAGGTGGGAATCCTTTTACAGAAAACTATCAATGGATGATGGGGTTAGCAAGTATTCCAATTATTTTATACAACGGGGAAAAAGGTCGTGGTATGCGTAATTTCTTTTATTACTTTTATCCAGCCCATATTTACGTGCTCTTTTTTATTGCCCACTGGTTGCAAAAATAG
- the trmL gene encoding tRNA (uridine(34)/cytosine(34)/5-carboxymethylaminomethyluridine(34)-2'-O)-methyltransferase TrmL produces MPNHIVLFEPQIPANTGNIARTCAATNSTLHLIEPLGFSTDDKQLKRAGLDYWNDVAIRYHSDLAAFLKVAESGQLHLITKFGHEVYSDVDLTDSKLDHYFIFGKETTGLPEEFMRQYEQECLRIPMNDEHVRSLNLSNTAAILVYEALRQQNFENMELTHNYGEIDKLS; encoded by the coding sequence ATGCCAAATCATATTGTTTTATTCGAACCACAAATTCCAGCAAATACGGGAAATATTGCCCGTACTTGTGCTGCGACAAATAGTACGTTACATTTAATTGAACCACTAGGTTTTTCAACTGATGACAAACAACTAAAACGAGCGGGATTAGATTATTGGAATGATGTGGCGATTCGTTATCATTCAGATTTAGCCGCATTTTTGAAAGTTGCTGAATCTGGTCAACTTCACTTAATCACAAAATTCGGTCATGAAGTCTATAGCGATGTTGATTTAACAGATTCTAAATTAGATCATTATTTTATTTTCGGAAAAGAAACGACAGGATTACCAGAAGAATTTATGCGTCAATATGAGCAAGAGTGCTTACGGATTCCTATGAATGATGAGCATGTCCGATCGCTAAATTTATCAAATACAGCGGCTATTTTAGTTTATGAAGCATTGCGTCAACAGAATTTTGAGAATATGGAATTAACGCATAATTACGGTGAAATCGATAAATTAAGCTGA
- the queG gene encoding tRNA epoxyqueuosine(34) reductase QueG — MSGTSLSLKERIIQESQRIGIDKIGFASAEPFSNLEKKLEEQQEKGHHSGFEHPVIKERIYPELIFDEPRSIISIALAYPTKMNEPPERVKGQRRGQFARASWGTDYHDILREKLARLIEFIKQEAKEEVLFKPMVDTGELIDVAVAQRAGLGFIGKNGLLITEEFGSYVYLGEIITNLEFEFDEVVANGCGDCTRCITGCPTTALLGDGRMNAKKCLSFQTQTKGMMPVEYRKKMGHVIYGCDICQMVCPYNKGKNFHFHEEMEPVPEDVAPLLQPLLSISNKEFKQRFGVMAGSWRGKKPIQRNAIIALANYRDKTALPALLRCIEEDPRPVIRGTAAWAIGQIVAKQDVTVIEFLRTAYQKEEDEEARVEFKQALQTLEEKSS, encoded by the coding sequence ATGAGTGGAACGAGTCTTTCGTTAAAAGAGCGGATTATTCAAGAAAGCCAACGAATTGGTATTGATAAAATTGGTTTTGCTTCAGCAGAACCTTTTAGCAACTTAGAGAAAAAGCTTGAAGAACAACAAGAAAAAGGCCATCATTCGGGTTTTGAGCATCCGGTCATAAAGGAACGAATTTATCCAGAATTAATTTTTGATGAACCCCGTTCTATTATTTCGATTGCATTGGCCTATCCAACTAAGATGAACGAACCACCTGAGCGAGTCAAAGGCCAACGTCGAGGGCAATTTGCGAGGGCTTCGTGGGGGACTGATTATCATGATATTTTAAGAGAAAAACTTGCTAGGCTAATTGAATTTATTAAGCAAGAAGCCAAGGAAGAAGTCTTATTTAAGCCGATGGTAGATACTGGAGAATTAATTGATGTAGCAGTCGCACAACGAGCTGGCTTAGGCTTTATTGGAAAGAATGGCTTATTGATTACCGAGGAATTTGGCTCGTATGTCTATTTAGGTGAAATTATCACGAATTTAGAATTTGAATTTGATGAAGTGGTAGCAAATGGTTGTGGTGATTGTACACGGTGTATTACCGGGTGCCCGACGACGGCTTTGCTTGGTGATGGGCGAATGAATGCGAAGAAATGTCTATCTTTCCAAACCCAAACTAAAGGAATGATGCCTGTTGAGTATCGAAAAAAAATGGGTCATGTGATTTATGGCTGCGATATTTGTCAGATGGTTTGTCCTTATAATAAAGGGAAAAATTTTCATTTTCATGAAGAAATGGAACCTGTACCGGAGGATGTTGCGCCATTACTACAGCCTTTATTATCCATTAGCAACAAAGAGTTTAAACAACGTTTTGGTGTAATGGCTGGTTCTTGGCGGGGGAAAAAACCGATTCAACGTAATGCTATTATTGCATTAGCTAATTATCGGGATAAAACCGCATTGCCAGCATTGTTACGCTGTATTGAAGAAGATCCTAGACCAGTGATTCGAGGGACAGCTGCCTGGGCAATTGGTCAAATAGTTGCAAAACAAGATGTCACTGTGATTGAATTTTTAAGAACAGCGTACCAAAAAGAAGAAGATGAAGAAGCGCGTGTTGAGTTTAAACAAGCTCTTCAAACGTTAGAAGAAAAAAGTAGTTAA
- a CDS encoding methyltransferase domain-containing protein, which produces MKKIDQGIDFLTNWKQLFQCPVCQSRFDEIKGTSFNCENGHSFDVSKKGTLYFLTGSAKNEYDKEMLSPRFSIAQAGLFNPLLEQIYPLINTDSKEIKTLLDVGCGEGSQLDYLTQLGLEGPKIGFDISKDAIQLASTHFSSAFWCVADLAKSPFASKQYDTILNIFSPSNYQEFKRLLKNDGKVIKVVPNTDYLIELRKLFYQDQEAKQSYQNDAVVNKFSQHFSKVTVEQCRYSFDLTPELFSDLMKMTPLAWGASQAAKDFALKNPLKKVTVDVSILIGMSE; this is translated from the coding sequence TTGAAAAAAATTGATCAAGGAATTGATTTTTTAACAAATTGGAAACAGCTGTTTCAATGTCCAGTTTGTCAAAGTAGGTTTGATGAAATCAAAGGGACTAGTTTTAATTGTGAGAATGGTCATAGTTTTGATGTGTCAAAAAAGGGGACTCTTTATTTTTTAACAGGGAGTGCTAAAAATGAATATGATAAAGAGATGCTTAGTCCACGTTTTTCAATTGCGCAAGCAGGTTTATTTAATCCTCTATTGGAACAAATTTATCCGTTAATTAATACAGATTCAAAAGAAATTAAAACATTGTTAGATGTAGGATGTGGAGAAGGCTCACAATTAGATTATTTAACTCAATTGGGTCTAGAGGGGCCGAAAATAGGTTTTGATATTTCTAAAGATGCCATCCAATTGGCAAGTACACATTTTTCTAGTGCTTTTTGGTGTGTCGCAGATTTGGCTAAATCGCCTTTTGCATCTAAGCAATATGATACAATTCTAAATATTTTTTCTCCATCTAATTATCAAGAATTTAAACGCTTGTTAAAAAATGATGGAAAGGTTATTAAGGTTGTGCCAAATACAGACTATTTAATTGAGCTGAGAAAACTTTTTTATCAAGATCAAGAAGCAAAACAGAGCTACCAAAATGACGCAGTTGTGAACAAATTTAGCCAACATTTCTCAAAGGTTACTGTAGAACAGTGTCGTTATAGCTTTGATTTAACGCCAGAATTATTCTCGGATTTAATGAAAATGACTCCTTTAGCATGGGGAGCAAGTCAAGCAGCAAAGGATTTTGCCTTAAAAAATCCCTTGAAAAAAGTGACAGTTGATGTAAGTATTTTAATTGGTATGAGTGAGTAG
- a CDS encoding NAD-dependent epimerase/dehydratase family protein, protein MKKILVFGGNRFFGQKTVQALIQKGYLVTIANRGLRSDDFGDNVNRIKVDRTDPMSSGWQEISQSYWDVVIDNICYTKEEAQIAIDYLTGKVGQYIFTSSLSVYEGEQIGFSETDFRPDTFIIDPASELNYSEGKRQAEATFVAASDFPVAILRIPIVLDDDDYTERLHYYIRKIRNEETILVRDLSAQMSFIKGSEVAKVMLWLIDINFKGIINASSKEIISMNNLMNWIEEVVKVEPLVIESDQDENQSPFSVEKDWYLDCQKMSELGYPLPDLSSWLVPLIRRLNEKMAMNA, encoded by the coding sequence ATGAAAAAGATTTTAGTTTTTGGTGGAAATCGCTTTTTTGGACAAAAGACTGTACAAGCTTTAATTCAAAAAGGCTATTTGGTAACGATAGCGAATCGTGGATTACGATCCGATGATTTTGGTGATAACGTTAATCGCATAAAGGTAGATCGCACAGATCCAATGAGTAGTGGCTGGCAAGAAATTAGTCAGAGCTATTGGGATGTGGTAATTGATAATATTTGCTATACAAAAGAAGAAGCGCAAATTGCGATTGATTATTTAACTGGGAAAGTTGGACAATATATTTTCACTTCCTCATTATCAGTATATGAAGGGGAACAAATTGGCTTTAGTGAGACTGATTTTAGACCAGACACCTTCATAATTGATCCTGCTAGTGAACTGAATTATTCTGAAGGGAAGCGTCAAGCTGAAGCTACCTTTGTAGCAGCAAGTGATTTTCCAGTGGCTATTTTACGAATTCCTATTGTGTTAGATGATGACGATTATACTGAACGACTGCATTATTATATTCGGAAAATAAGAAATGAAGAGACGATTTTAGTTCGTGATTTATCGGCACAAATGAGTTTTATCAAAGGAAGCGAAGTGGCTAAAGTGATGCTTTGGTTAATCGACATAAATTTCAAAGGGATTATTAATGCAAGTTCAAAAGAAATCATCTCTATGAATAATTTAATGAATTGGATTGAAGAAGTGGTTAAGGTTGAGCCATTAGTGATTGAATCAGACCAAGATGAAAATCAGTCGCCATTTAGTGTTGAAAAAGATTGGTATCTTGATTGCCAAAAAATGAGTGAATTAGGGTATCCATTACCAGATTTGAGTTCATGGCTAGTTCCTTTAATAAGAAGATTAAATGAAAAAATGGCAATGAATGCATAG